The genomic region AACCATCGATCAATACCATTGTCTCCAATCTCCATCCATACCAACAAAGAAAATTAACAATATGGTTGTCTCCTAGGCCTGTGTACATGAGTAACATGACCCAAATGGACAGCTACCATAACCATGCCCTCTTGCCAAATCAGTGTGGTTCAACCCTGGTCCAGATCATAGATGCACCACTTCCTCTGGTTTGGTCAATCCTTCGCCAATTTGATAACCCTCAGGCCTACAAGCTCTTCATAAAGAGCTGCACAATGCGCACTGGGGATGGAGGCGTAGGAAGCATTCGTGAAGTAATGGTTAGCTCTGGTTTACCTGGTAAAACCAGCACGGAGAGGCTTGACAGGCTCGATGATGAGAAGCATGTCATGAATATTAGCATTCTTGGTGGTGAACACAGGCTTGTCAACTACAGGTCTACTACCACGGTGCATGAAGAGGAAGAAGAGAAAGGTATGAAGACTGTTGTGATTGAATCCTACGTGGTGGATATTCCTGGTGGGAGTAGTCAAGAGGATACTTGCTTGTTTGCTAATACTATCATAGGTTACAACCATAGGTCACTGGCTAAAGTTGCAGAAAGGATGGCTGGTAATTGATTAAATGATTAGCTTTTTAATTAAGAGTTTTATTAGAGAGTTCAGGTTTCTAGCTCCGTTTAATTTGTATGTTGTCGGTGTTCCTGCTAAGCTGTTTTTCTTGACTTCTTGTTGTAGCGGTCATTATGTGATAAGTATCATATCTGCTGTATATGATCAGATTTGCATAACTTTCTTTTATCCAATATTTAGTTTAATGGAAAAGAAAGGAAAGAGAGCAAAGCAGTAAAGTTGTTC from Fragaria vesca subsp. vesca linkage group LG3, FraVesHawaii_1.0, whole genome shotgun sequence harbors:
- the LOC101297040 gene encoding abscisic acid receptor PYL11-like, producing MPIYNPFVQPSINTIVSNLHPYQQRKLTIWLSPRPVYMSNMTQMDSYHNHALLPNQCGSTLVQIIDAPLPLVWSILRQFDNPQAYKLFIKSCTMRTGDGGVGSIREVMVSSGLPGKTSTERLDRLDDEKHVMNISILGGEHRLVNYRSTTTVHEEEEEKGMKTVVIESYVVDIPGGSSQEDTCLFANTIIGYNHRSLAKVAERMAGN